A stretch of Pseudolysobacter antarcticus DNA encodes these proteins:
- a CDS encoding class I SAM-dependent methyltransferase produces MSEDAFPEETPKPDDQIVAAHANGHFYSPIVNPSEIAAQTDRIWPVEPKVLGIDFNDASHEQILNEVFPRHIAAYDYPELLDESPDLTQFYTQNSQFSWLDARTLFVLLLEWKPKRFVEVGSGFSTLLAADVNRRHLDNSIDITCIEPYPREFLRQGIPGISKLLEQKVQDVPLAEFEKLQAGDILFIDSSHVAKTGSDVNYLYFEVLPRLAAGVIERDRAHPRYFSAA; encoded by the coding sequence ATGTCAGAAGACGCCTTCCCTGAAGAAACACCAAAGCCTGACGATCAGATCGTCGCGGCCCATGCCAACGGACATTTTTATTCGCCGATCGTGAATCCGTCGGAGATCGCTGCGCAAACCGACCGCATCTGGCCAGTCGAACCCAAAGTGCTCGGCATCGATTTCAACGATGCCAGTCACGAGCAGATATTGAATGAGGTTTTCCCGCGTCATATCGCGGCATACGACTATCCGGAACTGCTCGACGAGTCGCCGGATCTAACTCAGTTCTACACGCAGAACTCGCAGTTCAGCTGGCTCGATGCGCGCACGCTTTTTGTGTTGTTGCTCGAGTGGAAACCAAAACGATTCGTTGAAGTCGGATCGGGATTTTCGACCTTACTCGCCGCCGATGTGAACCGTCGCCATCTCGACAACAGCATCGATATCACGTGCATCGAACCTTATCCGCGCGAGTTCTTGCGCCAGGGCATTCCCGGCATATCGAAACTGCTCGAACAGAAAGTACAGGACGTGCCGCTGGCGGAATTCGAAAAGCTGCAAGCGGGCGATATTCTGTTCATCGATTCTTCGCACGTCGCGAAAACCGGCAGCGATGTCAATTATCTGTATTTCGAAGTGCTGCCACGTCTGGCCGCGGGCGTGATCGAGCGTGATCGTGCACATCCACGATATTTTTCTGCCGCATGA
- a CDS encoding MBOAT family O-acyltransferase — MLFNSLHFVVFFLIVLALNQCLRALPTMQKCMLLLASYYFYGQWHWEYLLLIWFSTIVDYLIGLQLPRSSNPKRLVIISVIVNIGFLAIFKYANWLIASFNGGADALGAAWHITPIDLLLPVGISFYTFQSLSYTIDVYRGALQPRRRLLDYALAVAFFPQLEAGPIVRAREFFIELDGPRNVALSDVQRALVLIAFGFVKKMVFADTLAGFVDPVFDHPEGAHFWDTLLGIYAFAFQIYCDFSGYTDIAIGCALLLGIRFPQNFNYPYIAESLQDFWRRWHMTLSRWLRDYLYIALGGNRRGEARTLANLMITMLLGGLWHGASWNFVIWGGLHGGYLVFERVALQRLPFWQSPALPMRLLRWLLTFHLVCFAWIFFRAKTLTASLAVIGNLLHGAASVIQDFSQDHHLGLALLLIALMLSQFIGGYGHIKQRLSEDRGTRFAAAMTLILLALILFTPGKNIPFIYFQF; from the coding sequence ATGCTCTTTAACTCCCTGCACTTCGTCGTTTTTTTCCTGATCGTACTGGCGCTCAACCAGTGCCTGCGCGCGCTGCCGACTATGCAGAAATGCATGCTGCTGCTGGCGAGTTATTATTTCTATGGCCAGTGGCATTGGGAATATCTGCTGCTGATCTGGTTCTCCACGATCGTGGATTATCTGATCGGCCTGCAGTTGCCGCGCAGTTCGAATCCGAAGCGGCTGGTGATCATCAGCGTGATCGTCAATATCGGCTTTCTCGCCATCTTCAAATACGCCAACTGGCTCATCGCGAGTTTCAACGGCGGCGCCGATGCGCTGGGCGCGGCCTGGCACATCACGCCGATCGACCTGCTGTTGCCGGTCGGTATTTCTTTCTACACCTTCCAGAGTCTGAGCTACACCATCGACGTCTATCGCGGTGCATTGCAACCGCGCCGGCGTCTGCTCGACTACGCACTCGCGGTGGCGTTTTTTCCGCAGCTCGAAGCCGGCCCGATCGTGCGTGCGCGCGAGTTTTTCATCGAGCTCGATGGCCCGCGCAATGTTGCGCTGAGCGACGTACAACGTGCGCTGGTACTGATCGCATTCGGCTTCGTCAAGAAGATGGTATTCGCCGATACGCTGGCGGGTTTCGTCGACCCGGTTTTCGATCATCCCGAGGGCGCGCATTTCTGGGATACGCTGCTCGGCATCTACGCGTTTGCGTTTCAGATTTATTGCGATTTCTCGGGTTATACCGATATCGCGATTGGCTGCGCGTTGTTGCTCGGGATCCGATTTCCGCAGAACTTCAACTACCCGTACATCGCCGAAAGTCTGCAGGATTTCTGGCGGCGCTGGCACATGACGCTCTCGCGCTGGCTGCGCGATTACCTGTACATCGCGCTCGGCGGCAACCGCCGCGGTGAAGCGCGCACGTTGGCAAATCTCATGATCACCATGCTGCTCGGCGGCCTGTGGCACGGTGCGAGCTGGAACTTCGTGATTTGGGGCGGCCTGCATGGCGGTTATCTGGTGTTCGAGCGCGTTGCACTGCAGCGCCTGCCCTTCTGGCAATCGCCAGCGTTGCCGATGCGCTTGTTGCGCTGGCTGCTGACGTTTCATCTGGTGTGTTTCGCGTGGATATTTTTCCGCGCAAAAACCCTCACGGCGAGTCTCGCGGTCATCGGCAATCTGCTACATGGCGCAGCGAGCGTGATCCAGGATTTTTCGCAGGATCATCATCTCGGCCTCGCGCTACTTTTGATTGCCCTGATGCTGTCGCAATTCATCGGCGGCTACGGCCATATCAAGCAGCGTTTGAGTGAAGATCGCGGCACACGCTTTGCAGCAGCAATGACCTTGATCTTGCTCGCGCTGATCCTGTTCACGCCGGGCAAGAATATTCCCTTCATCTACTTCCAGTTTTGA
- a CDS encoding acyltransferase family protein, with amino-acid sequence MKTLADGLARRQDNFLLLRFLAASLVIYGHSHAIAALNTQDVFVRAGVAFSGTIAVDMFFAVSGFLVTGSLVRRRNVISFITARALRLFPAYVACLALCAFVLGPLLTTLPVGEYFQHPDTLAYVSANLGLQNMRWDLPGVFAGNPYPNTINGSIWTLPAEASMYLWLAVLGLAGIFRLRWLATAVLVALSIYGCLHWMDVPMLVHNPDYARFAALFVLGSFCYLQRDWIPVGHLGMFAIALLAYLTHGTGFFAYALGLAEAYFCFWFAYCIPWYGFNRFGDYSYGIYLWGFPCQQLVTMWLGHPQPWQITIFALPLALAIAIVSWHLLEQPALRLKDWQIWNKLGLSRTKPAVAASNTDAL; translated from the coding sequence ATGAAAACATTGGCCGATGGACTGGCGCGGCGCCAGGATAATTTTTTACTGCTCCGTTTTCTCGCTGCCAGCTTGGTGATATACGGTCATAGCCATGCGATTGCCGCGCTGAATACGCAAGATGTCTTTGTGCGTGCGGGCGTGGCTTTCAGCGGCACGATCGCGGTGGATATGTTCTTCGCGGTCAGCGGCTTTCTCGTTACCGGAAGTCTGGTTCGCCGCCGTAACGTGATTTCGTTCATTACGGCTCGTGCGCTTCGCTTGTTCCCTGCGTATGTGGCCTGCCTCGCGCTGTGCGCATTCGTGCTGGGGCCACTGCTAACCACGCTGCCGGTCGGCGAGTATTTTCAGCATCCCGATACGCTGGCTTATGTCTCTGCCAATCTGGGCCTGCAAAACATGCGCTGGGATCTACCCGGTGTATTTGCAGGCAACCCTTATCCGAATACGATCAATGGTTCGATCTGGACGCTGCCAGCCGAGGCCAGCATGTATTTGTGGCTGGCGGTGCTCGGACTGGCCGGGATTTTCCGACTGCGCTGGCTCGCCACGGCGGTGCTGGTGGCACTATCAATTTATGGCTGCCTGCATTGGATGGATGTGCCAATGCTGGTGCACAACCCCGACTACGCGCGATTTGCCGCACTGTTTGTGCTCGGATCATTTTGCTACTTGCAACGCGACTGGATTCCGGTCGGTCATCTGGGCATGTTCGCTATTGCATTGCTGGCTTATCTGACCCACGGCACGGGATTCTTCGCATATGCGCTCGGCCTGGCGGAAGCGTATTTCTGCTTCTGGTTTGCGTACTGCATTCCTTGGTACGGCTTCAATCGTTTTGGTGATTATTCCTACGGAATTTATCTCTGGGGATTTCCTTGCCAGCAACTCGTGACGATGTGGCTGGGTCATCCGCAACCTTGGCAGATCACGATTTTTGCGCTACCGCTTGCACTTGCGATTGCAATCGTATCCTGGCACTTGCTCGAACAGCCGGCATTGCGACTGAAGGACTGGCAAATCTGGAACAAGCTCGGTTTGTCACGCACCAAGCCCGCTGTCGCTGCGAGCAATACCGATGCTCTTTAA
- a CDS encoding GtrA family protein, translated as MAFAGYYRNIQSAAIARFGCNEVSAMSALSQSVRFIAVGVLQICIDSGIYIALTALGLSTPPSNLCGRIGGAAFGFWLNGKITFKRQQQPHIGLRLARYASLWIAMTIISTTLLTLIARHAGLTHAWWSKPLIEGVLGIVSFLVSRYWVYRQKSPLREKA; from the coding sequence ATGGCTTTTGCCGGTTACTACCGAAACATCCAATCTGCTGCAATCGCGCGATTTGGCTGCAATGAAGTTTCGGCCATGAGCGCGCTCAGTCAATCAGTCCGCTTCATCGCGGTGGGTGTATTGCAGATTTGCATCGACTCCGGGATTTACATCGCGCTGACTGCTCTCGGGCTATCCACACCACCGTCCAATCTATGCGGTCGTATCGGCGGCGCCGCGTTTGGTTTCTGGTTGAACGGCAAGATTACCTTCAAACGCCAACAACAACCTCATATCGGATTACGTCTTGCACGTTACGCCTCCTTATGGATCGCAATGACCATCATCAGCACAACCTTGCTGACGTTGATTGCGCGCCATGCTGGTCTAACTCACGCATGGTGGTCCAAGCCTTTGATCGAAGGTGTGCTCGGGATAGTCAGTTTTCTGGTTTCGCGTTATTGGGTATATCGGCAGAAATCGCCCCTGCGAGAAAAAGCTTGA
- a CDS encoding glycosyltransferase family 2 protein produces the protein MVELNTQSAANIAVVIPALNEELAIRSVVSAALLHCPNVIVIDDGSSDGTAAQLADLPISLITHAQPQGKAQAMLEGFSAALTRGYDGVVTMDGDGQHGAEDIPRLLTVAAQYPRHIVIGARLRGRNNAPGGRRFGNDAADWFVSWTAGQAIVDTQSGQRYYPREVLELAKNLPHSGFVFESEILIEAANHGIRCVSVAIESRYQEGRRASHFRPFTDVMRITRMIAWRLFCGGFRIGNYLRARREPPIVIR, from the coding sequence ATGGTCGAATTGAACACTCAATCCGCCGCCAATATTGCCGTGGTGATTCCGGCGTTGAATGAAGAGTTGGCGATACGCAGCGTGGTCAGCGCGGCACTGCTTCATTGTCCGAACGTGATCGTGATCGACGATGGCTCCAGCGATGGTACCGCGGCGCAGCTTGCCGACCTGCCGATAAGCTTGATCACGCATGCGCAGCCGCAAGGCAAAGCGCAGGCAATGCTCGAAGGTTTCAGTGCGGCGCTCACGCGCGGATACGATGGTGTAGTGACGATGGACGGCGACGGTCAGCACGGCGCCGAGGACATCCCGCGCCTGCTCACAGTGGCCGCGCAATACCCGCGCCATATCGTGATCGGCGCACGTCTGCGAGGGCGCAACAACGCGCCCGGCGGGCGACGTTTCGGCAACGATGCCGCCGACTGGTTTGTGTCATGGACGGCGGGCCAAGCGATTGTCGATACACAAAGCGGCCAGCGTTATTACCCTCGCGAAGTATTGGAACTGGCGAAAAATTTGCCGCATTCGGGCTTCGTCTTCGAGAGCGAAATTTTGATTGAGGCCGCCAACCACGGCATACGCTGCGTCTCCGTGGCCATCGAATCGCGCTATCAGGAAGGCCGGCGCGCGAGTCATTTTCGTCCTTTCACCGATGTCATGCGCATCACTCGCATGATTGCATGGCGCCTGTTCTGCGGCGGCTTTCGTATCGGCAATTACCTGCGTGCGAGGCGCGAGCCGCCGATAGTGATCAGGTAA
- the ptsP gene encoding phosphoenolpyruvate--protein phosphotransferase, with translation MSIRFILQGHGAARGMALGRARLVHPSKIVVDERPLAHDEVEREIRHLENALNLAREELTAMRDKLHGALAREVGEFLDAHGLILEDPELITGLFDLIRHGKYRASAALKFQRDRLVAVFDSMDDPYMRSRREDVDHVIGRVQEALGRNTSAAERQIAARVGEILIGDSVAPADMAHLSEHGVLGIITTGGSTLSHSAILARSLHVPMVVGARDALASVHEDDLVLMDGERGFVVVHPTAHDLARYRQHQRDSAREARALLRLKNAATVTRDGAEIRLFANAEMPADVTNARAWGADGIGLYRTEFLFLQRKELPSEDEQFTAYRDLVLGMGGLPSTLRTLDLGADKADSSGLTLDYEPNPALGLRGVRLSLRYPQLFATQLRAMLRASAYGPIRILVPMVSAFEEIVAVRTLLDRCAAELRSEGVAIADHFEFGAMIEVPAAAIMLPLMINQLDFVAIGTNDLVQYTVAADRGNDALGTLYDPLHPAVLRLIRLTIVTGKRARKPVSLCGEMAGDTRYTALLLALGLTDFSMHPGTLLEVRQSIAECDLTSLRKKSVLLLRARTRAEIDTALAAMQE, from the coding sequence ATGAGTATACGTTTCATCCTGCAAGGCCACGGCGCCGCACGCGGCATGGCGCTCGGGCGCGCGCGCCTGGTGCACCCAAGCAAGATCGTGGTGGATGAACGACCGCTCGCACACGACGAAGTAGAACGCGAGATCCGCCATCTCGAAAACGCATTGAATCTCGCGCGCGAAGAACTCACCGCGATGCGCGACAAACTGCACGGCGCACTGGCGCGTGAAGTCGGCGAATTTCTCGATGCCCACGGTTTGATCCTCGAAGATCCCGAGCTCATCACCGGCCTGTTCGATCTGATCCGGCACGGCAAATATCGCGCGAGCGCGGCGTTGAAATTCCAGCGTGACCGGCTCGTGGCGGTGTTCGACAGCATGGACGATCCGTACATGCGCAGCCGTCGCGAAGACGTCGATCACGTTATCGGTCGCGTACAGGAAGCGCTCGGTCGCAACACCTCTGCGGCAGAGCGCCAGATCGCCGCACGTGTCGGCGAAATCCTGATCGGCGACAGCGTCGCGCCGGCCGACATGGCGCACCTGAGCGAACACGGCGTGCTCGGCATCATCACCACCGGCGGCAGCACGTTGTCGCATAGCGCGATCCTCGCGCGCAGCCTGCACGTGCCGATGGTGGTCGGCGCGCGCGATGCACTGGCGTCCGTACACGAGGATGATCTGGTGTTGATGGATGGCGAGCGCGGCTTCGTCGTGGTGCATCCGACAGCGCACGATCTTGCGCGTTATCGCCAACATCAACGCGACAGCGCGCGCGAGGCACGCGCCTTGCTGCGATTGAAAAACGCCGCCACGGTAACGCGCGACGGCGCGGAAATCCGCCTGTTCGCCAACGCCGAAATGCCCGCGGATGTAACCAACGCGCGCGCCTGGGGCGCCGATGGCATCGGTTTGTATCGCACCGAATTCCTGTTCCTGCAGCGCAAGGAGCTACCGAGCGAGGACGAGCAGTTCACCGCCTATCGCGATCTCGTACTCGGCATGGGTGGGCTGCCCTCGACCTTGCGCACGCTCGATCTCGGCGCCGACAAGGCCGACAGCAGTGGGCTCACGCTCGATTACGAACCCAACCCCGCGCTCGGTCTGCGCGGCGTGCGTTTGAGCCTGCGTTATCCGCAGCTGTTCGCCACCCAACTGCGCGCAATGTTGCGCGCATCGGCGTATGGACCGATTCGCATCCTCGTGCCGATGGTCAGCGCGTTCGAGGAAATTGTCGCGGTGCGTACGCTGCTCGATCGCTGCGCCGCGGAATTGCGCAGCGAAGGCGTAGCGATCGCCGATCACTTCGAATTCGGCGCGATGATCGAAGTGCCCGCTGCGGCAATCATGTTGCCGCTGATGATCAACCAACTCGATTTTGTCGCGATCGGCACCAACGATCTGGTGCAATACACGGTCGCCGCCGACCGCGGCAACGATGCGCTCGGCACGCTGTACGATCCGCTGCACCCGGCAGTGCTGCGCCTGATCCGCCTGACCATCGTCACTGGCAAACGCGCGCGCAAGCCGGTTTCGCTATGCGGCGAAATGGCCGGCGATACGCGCTACACCGCACTGCTGCTGGCGCTCGGCCTGACCGACTTCAGCATGCACCCCGGCACGTTGCTCGAAGTGCGCCAGTCGATCGCCGAATGCGACCTGACCAGCCTGCGCAAAAAGTCCGTGCTGCTGCTACGCGCCCGCACGCGCGCGGAAATCGATACGGCGCTGGCCGCGATGCAGGAATGA
- a CDS encoding HPr family phosphocarrier protein, translating to MLEHELTISNKLGLHARASAKLVQMLQSFQCSAWLIYRKREVNAKSIMGVMMLAAGVGTSIQLRTDGADEQAAMDAMIALFERKFDEGA from the coding sequence ATGCTTGAACACGAACTCACCATCAGCAACAAACTCGGCCTGCACGCGCGCGCCTCGGCCAAACTCGTACAGATGCTGCAGAGTTTTCAATGCAGCGCGTGGCTCATCTATCGCAAGCGCGAGGTCAACGCCAAAAGCATCATGGGCGTGATGATGCTCGCCGCCGGCGTCGGCACATCGATCCAGCTACGCACCGACGGCGCCGATGAACAGGCCGCGATGGACGCGATGATCGCGCTGTTCGAGCGCAAGTTCGACGAGGGCGCATGA
- a CDS encoding PTS sugar transporter subunit IIA, translating into MSVGVLLLTHQAMGGALIAAAQHVLGKLPQTLQVLEVDPRADSTLALRNAAASVRELENGEGVLVLTDLYGATPSNIGEHLRELGLHVRRVSGLNLPMLLRVLNYREQTLDELVQTAATGGRGGIFIDHA; encoded by the coding sequence ATGAGCGTCGGTGTATTGCTGTTGACGCACCAGGCTATGGGCGGCGCACTGATCGCTGCCGCACAACACGTGCTCGGCAAATTGCCACAGACCCTGCAGGTGCTCGAAGTCGATCCGCGCGCGGATTCCACGCTCGCATTGCGCAACGCCGCTGCCAGCGTGCGCGAACTGGAGAACGGCGAAGGCGTACTCGTGCTCACTGATTTGTACGGCGCCACGCCGAGCAATATCGGCGAGCATTTGCGTGAACTCGGCCTGCATGTGCGGCGCGTATCGGGCTTGAATCTGCCGATGCTGCTGCGCGTGCTGAACTATCGCGAACAAACCCTGGACGAACTCGTCCAGACCGCCGCCACTGGCGGCCGTGGAGGAATTTTCATCGATCATGCTTGA
- the rapZ gene encoding RNase adapter RapZ: MSATTTPNSATRLVVVSGLSGSGKTIALRTLEDLDYYCVDNLPGALLADFVDAVTAGPHGAHPRMAVGMDVRNRPEDLTRLPNSLAELASRGIEYQLIFLDTRDDVLIKRYSDTRRRHPLSAEGLPLADAIALERKLLRPLSAIADRVIDSSDLNVHQLRRLIATELGMNTGALSLLFESFAYKRGVPSDADFVFDARCLPNPHWDGKLRPLSGKDLPVREYFAAQPDVTRYLDQVRDFLDNWLPRFEADNRSYVTICIGCTGGRHRSVYLSERLAEHFRLTREQVLTFHRELE; this comes from the coding sequence GTGAGCGCCACGACCACACCCAACAGCGCGACGCGACTGGTCGTCGTCAGCGGGCTTTCGGGCTCGGGCAAGACCATCGCGCTGCGCACGCTCGAAGATCTCGATTATTACTGCGTGGATAATCTGCCCGGTGCACTGCTCGCGGATTTTGTCGATGCGGTGACCGCCGGCCCGCACGGCGCGCATCCGCGCATGGCGGTCGGCATGGATGTGCGCAATCGGCCGGAAGATCTCACGCGCCTGCCGAACAGCCTGGCCGAACTGGCCAGTCGCGGCATCGAATATCAGCTGATTTTTCTCGATACGCGCGACGACGTATTGATCAAGCGTTATTCGGATACGCGCCGTCGCCATCCGTTATCGGCGGAAGGTTTGCCGCTGGCCGACGCGATCGCGCTCGAACGCAAATTGCTGCGTCCGCTGTCGGCAATTGCCGATCGCGTGATCGATTCGAGCGACCTCAACGTGCACCAGTTGCGTCGCCTGATCGCCACCGAACTCGGCATGAATACCGGCGCGTTGTCGCTGCTGTTCGAATCGTTTGCGTACAAGCGCGGCGTGCCGAGCGATGCCGATTTTGTGTTCGACGCGCGCTGCTTGCCGAACCCGCACTGGGACGGAAAACTGCGTCCGCTGTCGGGCAAGGATTTGCCGGTGCGCGAATATTTTGCGGCGCAGCCGGATGTCACGCGTTACCTCGATCAGGTGCGCGACTTTCTCGACAACTGGCTGCCGCGTTTCGAAGCCGACAATCGCAGTTACGTGACGATTTGCATCGGTTGCACCGGCGGGCGGCATCGCTCGGTGTATCTGAGTGAACGCCTCGCCGAACATTTTCGGCTGACGCGCGAGCAGGTGCTGACGTTTCATCGCGAGCTGGAGTGA
- the hprK gene encoding HPr(Ser) kinase/phosphatase, whose amino-acid sequence MDRLTARELFDSVAERLGLRWIAGLNGGSRAIEPAEKQSRRPSLVGYLNVIYPNKLQIIGTEELNFLDSLDSRQRWDVIQKIMAYKPTALVVTKDQKIPSDMREAADETATPLWSSPNRGHELYTYLHYHLARLLANKVTLHGVLMEVYSIGVLITGESGSGKSELALELLTRGHRLVADDAPEFTQIAPDVVDGNCPEMLQDFLEVRGLGILNIREMFGHTAVKQSKYLRLIVHLTPLLLDDANRDRDGLKRLYGDVSYREVLGVQIPQMMIPVAPGRNLAVLVEAAVRSHMLRTKGIDPAQTFIDRQAHQMKRQAPW is encoded by the coding sequence ATGGATCGACTCACCGCCCGCGAACTCTTCGATAGTGTTGCCGAACGCCTTGGCTTGCGCTGGATTGCCGGCCTGAATGGCGGCTCCCGTGCGATCGAGCCGGCCGAGAAACAATCGCGCCGGCCATCGCTGGTCGGCTACCTGAATGTGATCTACCCGAACAAGCTGCAGATCATCGGCACCGAGGAACTGAATTTTCTCGACAGCCTGGATTCGCGCCAGCGCTGGGACGTGATCCAGAAAATCATGGCGTACAAGCCCACGGCACTGGTCGTGACCAAGGATCAGAAAATCCCGTCCGACATGCGCGAAGCAGCGGATGAAACGGCCACGCCGTTGTGGTCCAGCCCGAATCGCGGACACGAGTTGTACACCTACCTGCACTACCACCTCGCGCGCCTGCTCGCGAACAAGGTGACTTTGCACGGCGTGCTGATGGAGGTGTATTCGATCGGCGTATTGATCACTGGCGAATCCGGTTCGGGTAAGAGCGAGCTCGCGCTCGAACTGCTGACGCGCGGCCATCGCCTGGTCGCCGACGATGCACCGGAATTCACGCAGATCGCACCTGACGTGGTCGATGGCAACTGTCCGGAGATGTTGCAGGATTTTCTCGAAGTGCGCGGTCTCGGCATCCTAAACATCCGCGAAATGTTCGGGCATACGGCCGTAAAGCAGTCCAAATACTTGCGCCTGATCGTGCACCTGACGCCGCTGTTGCTCGACGATGCCAATCGCGATCGCGATGGTCTGAAACGTCTGTACGGCGATGTCAGTTATCGCGAAGTGCTCGGCGTGCAAATCCCGCAGATGATGATTCCCGTGGCACCGGGCCGCAATCTCGCGGTGCTGGTCGAGGCCGCGGTGCGCAGTCATATGCTGCGCACCAAGGGCATCGATCCGGCTCAGACTTTCATCGACCGCCAGGCGCACCAGATGAAACGGCAGGCACCGTGGTGA
- a CDS encoding DUF1778 domain-containing protein codes for MTAAARLDLRLNSTDKDRITRAADLRGVPLSAFVRDAVLREAETVMAAALTVTLSSAESRRFLAALDKPFKPNAKLKKAMTDAAKLIR; via the coding sequence ATGACTGCCGCTGCCCGACTCGACCTGCGCCTGAATTCGACCGACAAAGATCGCATTACCCGTGCTGCAGATCTGCGCGGTGTGCCTCTGTCTGCCTTCGTGCGCGATGCAGTGCTGCGCGAGGCTGAAACCGTGATGGCAGCGGCGTTGACAGTCACCCTGTCGTCTGCCGAATCGCGCCGCTTCCTGGCGGCACTGGACAAGCCGTTCAAGCCAAATGCCAAGCTGAAGAAGGCAATGACTGATGCGGCCAAGCTGATCCGCTGA
- a CDS encoding GNAT family N-acetyltransferase: protein MTLRFSRLDTRQHDRDGFCCGEPALDVYLRAQAGQHQRDGIATTHVLIDDAEPTRILGYCSLAAAQLRLHDLQPADRKRLPRYPVPAVRIGRLAVSSDSQGKGYGRLLVGHALNCSVDLRARLGIRLLLVDAKNDAAASFYRSFGFQSSADDALTLYLSLGNG from the coding sequence GTGACGCTGCGATTTTCGCGACTGGATACGCGTCAACATGATCGCGATGGATTCTGCTGTGGTGAGCCGGCGCTGGATGTCTATCTGCGTGCGCAAGCCGGACAGCACCAACGTGATGGCATCGCGACCACGCACGTTCTGATTGATGACGCCGAACCGACACGCATCCTCGGCTATTGCAGCCTGGCGGCAGCGCAACTTCGACTGCACGATCTGCAACCGGCTGACAGAAAGCGGTTGCCTCGTTACCCCGTTCCAGCGGTGCGCATCGGTCGGCTTGCTGTCTCAAGCGATTCACAGGGCAAAGGTTATGGCCGACTTCTAGTGGGTCACGCCTTGAATTGCAGCGTCGATCTGCGTGCGCGGCTCGGTATCCGCCTGCTGCTGGTGGACGCCAAGAACGATGCTGCCGCCTCGTTCTATCGTAGTTTCGGCTTCCAATCGTCAGCTGATGATGCGTTGACGTTGTACTTGTCGCTAGGCAACGGCTGA
- the hpf gene encoding ribosome hibernation-promoting factor, HPF/YfiA family yields MQIKISGHQVNVTPALREYVESKFDRIIRHFDHLHDTQVILSVEKLLHKVEATLNVSAGNPIHAEASAPDMYAAIDALSDKLDRQVRKHKEKLTDHHAAEVRAERYA; encoded by the coding sequence ATGCAGATCAAAATCAGCGGGCATCAAGTCAACGTTACTCCGGCCCTGCGCGAATACGTCGAATCCAAGTTCGACCGCATCATTCGCCACTTCGATCATCTGCACGACACGCAAGTAATTCTCAGTGTCGAAAAACTTCTGCACAAGGTGGAAGCCACACTCAATGTAAGCGCCGGCAACCCGATTCACGCCGAAGCCAGCGCACCAGACATGTACGCCGCCATCGATGCCCTTTCCGACAAGCTCGATCGCCAGGTTCGCAAGCACAAGGAAAAACTCACCGATCACCACGCCGCCGAAGTGCGCGCTGAGCGTTATGCCTGA